From the genome of Carassius gibelio isolate Cgi1373 ecotype wild population from Czech Republic chromosome A16, carGib1.2-hapl.c, whole genome shotgun sequence, one region includes:
- the LOC128031158 gene encoding uncharacterized protein C18orf19 homolog B-like, giving the protein MQRMWTPVTVRRVVLLRSAYFGRTWDKGELPVTVRTSRYFRCTNVIQTKEGLKTSTEEETPLNPRQSPAGTEGLYKADSASAPQNKGDVDPLQDKSIGLFQRFKKTFKQYGKVMVPVHIVTSTVWFGSFYYAAMKGVNLVPFLEFIGLPDWMVGILRDSQGGHALTAYAMYKLATPARYTVTLGGTSLSVQYLRKHGHLSTPPPVKEYLQDKMGETRERLTGKMEETKERFSERKDQFSEKLQETKDKITFRKKAD; this is encoded by the exons ATGCAGAGGATGTGGACTCCAGTCACGGTGCGGCGTGTGGTCCTGCTGCGCTCCGCGTACTTTGGGCGCACCTGGGATAAGGGGGAGCTTCCTGTGACCGTCCGGACCTCACGCTACTTCAGATGCACTAATGTCATCCAGACGAAGGAGGGCCTCAAAACGTCCACAGAGGAAGAAACGCCATTAAACCCTCGGCAGAGTCCAGCTGGGACTGAGGGTCTTTATAAGGCAGATTCGGCATCTGCCCCTCAGAATAAGGGTGATGTCGACCCTCTGCAGGACAAGTCTATTGGGCTCTTTCAGAGATTTAAAAAGACGTTTAAACAGTATGGTAAAGTCATGGTGCCTGTGCACATCGTCACGTCCACTGTTTGGTTTGGGAGCTTTTATTATGCTGCAATGAA AGGGGTGAATCTGGTCCCGTTTTTGGAGTTCATCGGTTTACCGGATTGGATGGTGGGAATTTTGCGGGATTCCCAGGGTGGTCATGCACTCACAGCCTATGCAATGTATAAG CTCGCTACTCCTGCACGGTACACGGTTACACTGGGGGGCACCTCCCTGTCTGTACAGTACCTCCGCAAACATGGACACCTCTCCACCCCTCCGCCTGTCAAAGAGTACCTTCAAGACAAAATGGGGGAGACCAGGGAACGACTGACTGGAAAAATGGAGGAGACGAAAGAGAGGTTTTCAGAGAGAAAAGACCAGTTTTCTGAGAAACTGCAGGAGACGAAAGACAAAATTACTTTTCGTAAGAAAGCCGACTAG